The following coding sequences lie in one Spinacia oleracea cultivar Varoflay chromosome 1, BTI_SOV_V1, whole genome shotgun sequence genomic window:
- the LOC110794567 gene encoding leucine-rich repeat extensin-like protein 6: MIMKISLNLPLSLLLLSTFLLSFPSPSYQQHPHTFSNPRLKKAYIALQAWKKSITDDPNNFTRNWEGYNVCNYNGVFCAPSLDNSYVQTVAGIDLNHANIAGSLPKKLGLLTDLALFHINSNRFCGSFPYTLKNWCLLYELDVSNNYFNGGFPKVLLSLPSLKFIDIRYNYFNGPIPSKLFDLKLDAIFINNNNFTSKFPQNIGNSPVSVVVLANNNFQGCLPNSISKMSKTLNEFILEGAGLKGCLPSGIGKLTQLTVLDVSYNELSGPLPDSIGKMKNLEQLNVAFNSFSGEIPASICRLPKLENFTYSYNFFSHAPYECLKLKSKDDIFNCIPNRPSQRSHSACTSFNAYPISCESFGCYY; encoded by the coding sequence atgatcATGAAAATTTCCTTAAATCTTCCCTTATCTCTTCTCTTACTATCCACCTTCCTCCTCTCATTTCCATCCCCTTCATACCAACAACACCCCCACACCTTCTCCAACCCGAGGCTCAAAAAGGCGTACATAGCCCTCCAAGCATGGAAGAAGTCTATAACCGATGATCCCAACAACTTTACCAGAAATTGGGAAGGTTACAATGTTTGTAACTACAATGGAGTCTTTTGTGCTCCATCTTTAGACAACAGTTATGTACAAACTGTTGCTGGTATTGACCTTAACCATGCCAATATCGCAGGTTCTCTTCCTAAAAAACTCGGTCTCTTAACCGACTTAGCTCTCTTCCATATTAACTCAAACCGTTTTTGTGGCTCTTTTCCTTACACTCTTAAGAATTGGTGTCTCCTCTACGAGCTCGATGTTAGTAACAATTACTTCAATGGTGGGTTTCCTAAGGTGCTCCTTTCACTTCCTAGTCTCAAATTCATCGATATTCGATATAATTACTTTAATGGACCAATTCCCTCGAAACTTTTTGACCTAAAACTCGATGCAATATTCATCAACAACAATAACTTCACCTCCAAGTTTCCTCAAAACATAGGTAACTCCCCTGTATCTGTTGTTGTACTAGCTAATAACAACTTTCAGGGTTGTCTCCCAAATTCCATCTCCAAAATGTCGAAAACCCTTAACGAGTTCATCCTCGAAGGTGCCGGTTTAAAGGGTTGTCTCCCTTCAGGTATCGGAAAGTTGACTCAGCTCACCGTGCTCGATGTCAGCTACAACGAACTTTCCGGTCCTTTACCGGATTCCATAGGGAAAATGAAGAACTTGGAGCAGCTGAACGTTGCGTTTAACTCGTTTTCCGGTGAAATTCCGGCGAGTATTTGTAGGTTGCCTAAGTTGGAGAACTTTACTTACTCTTATAACTTCTTTAGTCATGCACCGTATGAATGTTTGAAGTTGAAGAGTAAAGATGACATATTCAATTGTATTCCAAATAGGCCATCTCAGAGGTCTCATTCTGCTTGCACTTCTTTTAATGCTTATCCAATCAGCTGTGAGAGTTTTGGCTGCTACTACTAA
- the LOC110794568 gene encoding uncharacterized protein, producing MSELPFSPVEKLLENQKHFQNIRKQIHLKGRYDKMTSVAIPLAFAAASIFLIGRGIYNMSHGIGKKE from the exons ATGTCAGAACTACCTTTTTCCCCTGTAGAAAAGCTGCTCGAGAACCAAAAACATTTCCAAAACATTCGTAAGCAAATTCATCTAAAAGGGCGCTATGATAAGATGACATCAGTTGCCATTCCGCTTGCTTTTGCTGCTGCATCCATTTTTCTAATC GGCAGGGGAATCTATAACATGTCCCATGGCATTGGGAAGAAGGAATGA